Part of the Salinigranum rubrum genome is shown below.
GACATGTCGACGAAACTCTCGAAAGACGAGAAGAAAGAGCGCGTCGAAGACATCGCCCGGATGCTGGGAATCGAGGACAAACTCGATCAGAAGCCGAGTTCGCTGTCCGGCGGGCAGCAACAGCGCGTGAGCCTCGGACGGGCGATGGTGATGGAACCCGCGGCGTTCCTGCTCGACGAACCGTTCTCTGCGCTCGACGCGAACCTCCGAAAACGGATGCAGACGGAGATCAAAGAGCTCCAGCGCCGTCTTGACACGCCGATGGTGTTCGTGACGCATGATCAGGAGGAGGCGATGGCGATCGGCGACAAGATCGTCATCATGAACGATGGGCTCATCCAACAGATCGGTTCACCGTATGCCGTGTTCAACGAACCGACGAACCAGTTCGTCGCGGAGTTCATCGGCTCTCCCTCGGTCAACATGATTGAGAGCCGCATCACACCCACGGACGACGGATTCCGCTTGGAGAATGACGTGTTCTCGCTGCCGATCAACACTGAACAGTCCTTCAACGCCGTCACCGACGACGTCGTGATGTTCGGTATCCGGCCGCAGTACATCCACGTCGCACAGCCGGGTGAGGAGCTGTTCTCCGGAACGGTCAAGATCATCGAACCACAGGGCGACCGTGACACGATCTATCTCGACGTGGGCGGTCGCGAGATTCGAGCGGTCGTCCCGCAGAACACCGTTACCCCGGAACGAGAAGAACTCCCGCTCACCATCGAACAGGACAAGTTCTGGATCTTCGACGACCACGGAGAGAGGGTCCTCTGAGTGGCGGTTCCCGTCTCGACTCGCCGCAGTGCCACACGGGCATCCGCGTCAGTCAGTGACCCACGAGTGAGTCGTTGACTTCCTCCTGCTGCGCTGTGAGTCCGACGACTCACCCGCGTCATTGATTCGTTTCTGTTCGAAAATTAGATAGAAGTAATTGTATTATTCTTCTGCGTGCTACCGGCTACAGCGGGACTCGTTGCGCTCACGTAGACGCCGGTGATGTTTCCAACCGTTCTCCGGGTACACCGTCGATATCGAGTATTCTGTCCGACTCGTTGCCGACTGTTGAAGGACGCATGTGTGAGATCGCTTTGTCGAGACGAATCGTCACGAGCAAACCGAGCGTCTAGAGTGCGTTGAACCGTTAGACGAGATTTTTCAACTCGCACGTACGTGATTTTCCGTCCCCCACGCGACTGACGGGAGCGTGACCCGATCAAGGCGAGCAGACTGGGCTACTCGGCGTGGTCGCCGAAGACGCTCGCGGCGGTTTTTTCGATTTCGGAAGACGTGATTGTCGAGCGCGCGAGTCAGGTCGTTTAGAAAGTCCAATGAATTTGATTCTTTTCGGTAGATCGCAGTGTTTGCATCTCCGGCAGAAAGTACGTTCCACACCACCTCGTGACCGCGCTCTCAGTGTCGGTTGTTCACGCTGTAGGGTGGGGCGCGTTCTCGTCCCGTGCGGGTTCGGACGCTCCTCGTTGGAACGGGGAGAGTAGTGGCTTCGATTAGTCGTGGTCGTCCCAGTTACGATGCACAGGCCGTGCCACCGGCCGTAGCTCAGAGACTTTCGTGTCCGACAGTCGAATACTTCGTTATCTCGCAACAGCAAACGCACTCAGTCGATTGAGGAAACGATGACCGCCTCCGCGAAGATCAGTCGCCGGTGGTGTTGCACGACGGGGAGTTCGGAGCGCGCAGACGATCCGTCGGAGTAGACGTCGCTGACTCTCCGGTTCCGATCCGGAGTTCGAGACGGTTGCTCGTGAGTGCATAGACCGTCATCTCCTTGCCTTTCGAGGAGTACCACGTGCCAGCGTCGGTAACGAGATCTGCGTCGCGAAGTTTGCTCAGGTGGTAGTGAGCGTTCTGGACGGACGTATCCACGCGGTCGGCCACGTCCGATGCAGTCGCGGGACGGTCCGCAAGTGTGGAGAGGATTTTGCGGGCAGTCTCCGGAGCGAGCGACTCCAGCACTGCTGTCGACTCCTCGTCGCCGAGGACGAGGGCTGACCGAGATTGTGGCGTATGTTCGATGGAGGGCCGAAGTGGGAGCTGGTTTGACACGGTATCGTGCACCTCTGGGACCTGTCGAGCCGTCCGTTTCGTTTTGTTCGGCTCGTACCGAACAAACAAACCAAACAGTTTAATACTTACGCTTCACTGATGAGGATGATGGCTGGCAACCGAGCGCGTTTCCTTCGCGGTTTCTCTGACAATGACAGATGACGAGACAGCAGCCGTCAGGGAAGACGTGATCGAGTCGATCGAGCGCTCCGCGGAGGTGTATGGCCTCAGCCGGAGTGCCGGGCGTGTGTACGGAGTACTCTACTTTGCTGACGAGCCTCTTTCGATTTCTGAGCTCGTCGAAGAAACGGGCTACGCCAAGTCGACCATCAGCAACGTGACGCGCAAACTCACCCGAATCGGAATGGTTCATCGTCGATCGTCCGAGGGCGGTGGTCGTCGCGTTCGCTTCGCCCCCGAAACGGATCCGTGGTTCATCATCCAGGACGTGCTCCGACAGTACGTCGACCGCGAGATGGAGACGACGCAGCGGACGCTCGAGCGAGCACTCGCCGACCTCGACCAGCGGGACGGAGCCCACGTGGACCGCGACCGTGAGCGTATCGAAGAGTTATCCGAAACGTACGAACGCCTCCAGACCCTCCTTCGCCTGACGACGAACCACTCACCCGAGGAACTGATCTCCGCGATTCAAGCGGCAGACGAAGATTAGTACTCCGAGACGGACGGTCGTACCCAGAGGGTTACCACGAGACGGTGTACGTGCACTCGTCGTCACCCTTTCGGCGACACGTCTCGCCTCGTTCCTCGACGAAGACGAACGCCTCGATGGGCGCATATCGGCGAGCGACAGCGCGGATGAGCCCCCGGTCGAACGGACACGGATACGGATTCTCACACACCATCTTCCCGACCTGATCGTCGACCGGCTCGAATCGATACGCCCCACTCGTACTCCCGCGGTGGTTTAACTGGTAGGCGTCGTCGATCGCTGTGAGGCCCGCCTCGACACTCGAGACGCCTGAGGGCCAGTCGACGACATCCGGAATCTGTTCGCCGAGCCGATCGAGAATGTGCGGCTCCGTCGCCTCAGCAATCCTCTCGAACGTGTTCAGCCAAGCTTGTTGGGGATACCACTCGTCCGGCGAGGGGTCTTCGACGCCGTTGTCGGCCAGCGCGTCGAGTGCCAGCTGCTGGTACTCGTCGGAAAACCGCGTCAGAGCGTCGTCGACCACCGTTCGAATAGTCCGGCCGTGAACCTCGATATCTGGGTCGAACGCCTCGTACGTTGCCATTGTACAAAGTGTCTGTCCGGTTGTCAAAATCCCATCGACCGTTCGAGAGATGTCGCGGTCGTTCGAGACAGCTCCCGCGTCGACGCGATCTGCTTCATAATTGGGGGAGTAACGCGAGAGCCTTCGACACAGCTGGGCAAGGTCCGACTATCCGAAGAGGGAATCCGGTCATCAACAGTAGGCTGGGGGCGATGTGCTGCTCAGCATTCCAGACTCGATGTGGCGTCTACAGGGAGGTCGAACGCCGCCGCGTTTTCACGGCCGAACTCGCGCAGTTCGTCGATGTGTGCGCAGTACGACAGCGCCTCGGAGACGCTCGCGAGGGAGACGCCGAGCAGGTCCGCGACGTGTACAAAGGGTTGTCCACTATCGACCATCCAAGCCGCACCGTGTCGGACCTCGATTCGCGGGTTACCACCGAGAAATCAAGATGTGCTGTACGTCGCTCTGCCAATGATTCGTTTCACCGACTCGAACCGTCGATGGGACCGAGAGCGAGACTATCTCGCCGTTCGAGAGCGTATTTCTGGCGTTCGTCCCACCTGCTCCTCTTCGTGTGATTGGGTGATGTGAACGACCACGGGTCGGGTGACTCGTAGACCGCTCGCTGTGCTCGCTAGTGGCCACTTTCATCGAGCGTTGGAAACTCTCCGTGCTGTTCACCCTTCAGTCTCTATTAACTCAATACGAAGACGAGATGTATTTGTCGGGGATAAGACATTGTCCAATTCTATGACCGTATGTCGTTGTTTTGATCGTCCAATTCCTCATTTTCGTCTAAAAACCCGTGGTACGGACAGACGTACTCGTCGCGTATCAGTTGTTCGTCGACGATCTTGAGGCCGACTGCGTCCAGTTGTTTACTGATCCGATTGAGGTCGTCGTGGTCTTTCCCAATGGCGTTCACGTAGACGTTCCGTTCCCCCGTCATAATCTCGCGTACGGCTGTCACACCTCGGATATCCCGTGCCTCATTTGCGAGTTCATCTCGCTCTGGCACCGGTGCGGTACAGATAATCTTGGTGTACAGGGGATATCCGGCGAGGTCATAATCGATATCGATGTGATATCCTCGGATAATCCCACTCTCCTCCAGTTTGTTAAGGCGGGTTCGAACTGTACTTGACGACAGTCCGAGCTTCTCTGCGATATCTGTGGACGACGTCGCCCTCGCGTCCTGCTGGAGATAGTATAATATGTGCCGATCAACGGAGTCCAGTTCGCCGTCTTTCATCAATACTGACCGCTGGTGCGCCGGAAGAATATAGCCTTGGTCCGTTTCTTTGCTAGTGCTCCGCCATCGTTTTCTCGCCGTGCGTCCGTCTCTCCCCCACCGTCTATTGACGGGAGAGAATATTCATGACATTCATTTTGACGAGTCGTCAAAATAATCGGCTAGTTTAATGCCTTCCGTCATCAAAGTGAAGACGAAACACGTGAAATCCGTTCGATCGATACCGTTCGCACCAAGTATCATGATTCCAACTCGATCTCAGAGAGGCGGCGCGTCCAAGGAAGCGGAAGAAATCACCCATTACATTCTGGGCGGCGACCACGTCGGTGTCGCGATCGCCGAACAGCTAGAGGCGAACGGTCACCGGATAGCTATCGTCGATGAGTCGTATGACTCTCATGATATCCCCGGATTTGTCGGTGATCCATCGGCTCCCGATGCCCTTTCAGAATCTGGAGTAGGGGCCGCATCGACAGTCGTTGTTGCGACACGCTCGGACCGTCGGAACCTGCTTATCGCACAGCTCGTTCGCGCGCGGTTCGACGTTCCGCGGGTCATCACATTGGTAAACGATCCCGACCGTCTCTCGCTCTTTGTCGATGCGGGTCACGAACCGTTCTGTGTGACGACTGCGCTGTCTGAG
Proteins encoded:
- a CDS encoding ArsR/SmtB family transcription factor, which gives rise to MLESLAPETARKILSTLADRPATASDVADRVDTSVQNAHYHLSKLRDADLVTDAGTWYSSKGKEMTVYALTSNRLELRIGTGESATSTPTDRLRAPNSPSCNTTGD
- a CDS encoding ABC transporter ATP-binding protein → MNEAVSGESDRETRSEAERAADPVIRITDLRKTYDGGSIIACEKVDLSINQEDFVVLLGPSGCGKTTTLRCISGLEVPDSGEIVIDGVDMVGVKPKDRNLAFVFQSVALFPHKSVRGNLRFGLDMSTKLSKDEKKERVEDIARMLGIEDKLDQKPSSLSGGQQQRVSLGRAMVMEPAAFLLDEPFSALDANLRKRMQTEIKELQRRLDTPMVFVTHDQEEAMAIGDKIVIMNDGLIQQIGSPYAVFNEPTNQFVAEFIGSPSVNMIESRITPTDDGFRLENDVFSLPINTEQSFNAVTDDVVMFGIRPQYIHVAQPGEELFSGTVKIIEPQGDRDTIYLDVGGREIRAVVPQNTVTPEREELPLTIEQDKFWIFDDHGERVL
- a CDS encoding NAD(P)-binding protein — translated: MPSVIKVKTKHVKSVRSIPFAPSIMIPTRSQRGGASKEAEEITHYILGGDHVGVAIAEQLEANGHRIAIVDESYDSHDIPGFVGDPSAPDALSESGVGAASTVVVATRSDRRNLLIAQLVRARFDVPRVITLVNDPDRLSLFVDAGHEPFCVTTALSETVGEAI
- a CDS encoding Lrp/AsnC family transcriptional regulator; amino-acid sequence: MKDGELDSVDRHILYYLQQDARATSSTDIAEKLGLSSSTVRTRLNKLEESGIIRGYHIDIDYDLAGYPLYTKIICTAPVPERDELANEARDIRGVTAVREIMTGERNVYVNAIGKDHDDLNRISKQLDAVGLKIVDEQLIRDEYVCPYHGFLDENEELDDQNNDIRS
- a CDS encoding GbsR/MarR family transcriptional regulator translates to MTDDETAAVREDVIESIERSAEVYGLSRSAGRVYGVLYFADEPLSISELVEETGYAKSTISNVTRKLTRIGMVHRRSSEGGGRRVRFAPETDPWFIIQDVLRQYVDREMETTQRTLERALADLDQRDGAHVDRDRERIEELSETYERLQTLLRLTTNHSPEELISAIQAADED